Proteins found in one Agaribacterium sp. ZY112 genomic segment:
- a CDS encoding sugar-binding domain-containing protein, whose product MLKLMCRTPFRVLLSIVFLHICSLSYGAAKYQSTESELASTQVSLAGDWQFQIDPYKRADTEKWWKLKTDTSNWDRIAVPGVWDTYDRYSTYMGDAWYRTEFKSDSDWRSQQVRLVFDSVYHDSQVWLNGQYLGENKLGFMAFDFDVSKVLKKRGLNTLVVKVNNRFRRGAVWNWGGIRRPVYLDIRPKTHIEKVYVTAEPNLENGSANIKMQAFLSNLAKKDITVSADFSLLREGELVAQYPSEQTHQLKAGESLTLVQSQVLAAKDVALWHFNDPNLYHIKTTLRVNGKPVHTHQDRFGIRKVEVRGREFYLNGEQVRLVGLNMVPEDRFDGNSLPLSRIKEDVDLLKSLNANFARLSGPALPKEYLDYLDEAGFLVVEEVALWGKDALVDPDHPLPKQWLERLVSDNYNHPSVVARSVGNEIGDLNKNPKVMEYVKGAIEHAKALDPTRLAVYISYSADYQENDPSRFSDIIMFNKYGDHEERLKVVDSYHPNKPIFFSEIGTALDGVDPNESVLDVEKLMGPLRKYPYLMGTSHFAFSDYRSTWYDEKPSWTTDFSQNRAWGVLTSYRNPKRSFNKLQNFYSPLETFDLNTKGDKPEIKLSSRSLDSFPAYTMKGYRLLWQVLDSAGETKAVGQFALPTLKPGDSAPVYTVPYEGEYASLKATLLAPDGYVAQVVSHDAKTPPVPEISATHISLDTIRVHFKRSPLATEYQLIAVDEQGKVFEGKPTINDFAEVTGLQPQQEYSLRLIALNQAGKSKAGDSPKVSTAPNELPPIIWATEGKRDAFHIGFSVGRNDFAFELRYGLEPGVYSHSHIVQTKGATRAPAISPGKTHYFQFRRLITGTIDSDWSQEYKVVLQGLEGLEPPHDAQAIQTESGMIIQLTPVRGSVAYRIVAHAADGIKLSMDTHQSYSEFITINDRAWLNAKNLRIATLNDKGEVGGFAPVNFK is encoded by the coding sequence ATGCTTAAGTTGATGTGTAGAACACCTTTTAGGGTTTTACTATCCATTGTATTTCTTCATATTTGTAGTTTAAGTTATGGGGCTGCAAAATATCAGAGCACGGAGTCAGAACTGGCTTCCACACAAGTTTCTTTAGCAGGGGACTGGCAGTTTCAAATAGACCCATATAAGCGAGCCGACACTGAAAAATGGTGGAAGCTTAAAACCGATACCAGTAATTGGGATCGTATTGCTGTGCCAGGTGTTTGGGATACTTACGATCGTTACAGTACTTATATGGGCGATGCTTGGTATCGAACAGAGTTCAAAAGTGATTCAGATTGGCGTTCGCAGCAAGTACGTTTGGTCTTTGATAGCGTCTACCACGATTCGCAAGTTTGGTTAAATGGCCAATACCTTGGAGAAAACAAACTGGGCTTTATGGCTTTTGATTTTGATGTCTCTAAGGTGCTCAAGAAAAGAGGCCTGAATACCTTAGTGGTTAAAGTAAACAACCGCTTTAGACGGGGTGCGGTATGGAACTGGGGGGGTATTCGTCGGCCCGTTTATCTTGATATACGACCTAAAACACATATTGAAAAAGTATATGTGACAGCCGAGCCGAATCTGGAAAATGGCAGTGCCAATATTAAAATGCAGGCCTTTTTATCCAACCTAGCTAAAAAAGACATCACAGTGAGTGCTGATTTTAGCTTGTTGCGTGAAGGAGAGTTGGTGGCTCAGTACCCCAGCGAACAAACGCATCAACTTAAAGCCGGTGAAAGTCTAACCCTTGTTCAATCACAAGTGCTTGCTGCCAAAGATGTTGCGCTTTGGCATTTCAACGATCCTAATCTCTACCATATTAAAACCACACTGCGTGTTAACGGTAAGCCTGTTCATACACATCAAGACCGTTTTGGTATTCGCAAAGTAGAGGTAAGAGGTCGTGAGTTTTATCTTAACGGCGAGCAAGTTCGTTTAGTCGGCTTGAATATGGTGCCCGAAGATCGCTTTGATGGAAATTCACTGCCGCTGTCTCGCATTAAAGAAGATGTCGATTTACTGAAATCACTCAATGCTAACTTTGCACGTTTGTCGGGCCCTGCATTACCCAAAGAATATTTAGATTATCTTGATGAAGCCGGTTTCTTAGTTGTTGAAGAAGTCGCCCTTTGGGGTAAGGATGCATTAGTTGACCCTGATCACCCTCTACCTAAGCAATGGTTAGAGCGCCTTGTCTCTGATAACTACAATCACCCCTCGGTGGTTGCACGCAGCGTCGGTAACGAAATTGGCGATTTAAATAAAAACCCTAAGGTGATGGAATATGTTAAGGGCGCTATCGAACATGCTAAAGCCTTAGATCCTACTCGTCTTGCTGTTTATATATCTTATTCAGCAGATTACCAAGAGAATGACCCCTCTCGTTTTTCAGACATTATTATGTTTAATAAATACGGTGATCATGAAGAACGCTTAAAAGTGGTTGATTCATACCACCCAAATAAACCTATTTTCTTTTCGGAAATAGGTACAGCGCTGGATGGCGTAGATCCTAATGAATCTGTGCTTGATGTGGAAAAATTAATGGGGCCTTTACGAAAATACCCTTATTTAATGGGCACATCTCACTTTGCCTTTAGTGACTATCGCAGTACTTGGTACGATGAAAAACCGAGTTGGACAACCGACTTCTCACAAAATCGTGCTTGGGGGGTATTAACGTCTTACCGCAATCCTAAGCGCTCTTTTAACAAGCTTCAAAATTTCTATTCGCCACTTGAAACCTTTGATTTAAATACCAAAGGCGATAAGCCTGAAATTAAGCTTAGCTCTCGCTCTTTAGATAGCTTCCCAGCTTATACAATGAAAGGTTACCGCTTGTTGTGGCAGGTGCTTGATAGCGCGGGTGAAACTAAGGCCGTTGGCCAGTTTGCATTGCCGACATTAAAACCGGGTGATAGTGCGCCTGTCTATACCGTGCCTTACGAAGGTGAGTACGCAAGTTTAAAAGCCACACTGTTGGCACCTGATGGCTATGTTGCTCAAGTTGTTAGCCATGATGCTAAAACACCGCCAGTGCCAGAAATAAGCGCTACTCATATATCACTGGATACCATTCGAGTGCACTTTAAACGTTCACCTTTGGCGACGGAGTACCAATTAATTGCTGTTGATGAACAAGGCAAGGTCTTTGAAGGAAAGCCGACTATTAACGACTTTGCAGAAGTTACAGGTTTGCAGCCTCAACAAGAATATAGCCTTCGTTTAATTGCACTGAATCAGGCGGGAAAAAGTAAAGCGGGTGACTCCCCCAAGGTGAGTACCGCCCCCAATGAACTACCTCCCATTATTTGGGCGACAGAAGGCAAGCGTGATGCTTTTCATATAGGCTTTTCTGTTGGTCGTAACGACTTTGCTTTTGAGCTTCGTTATGGCTTAGAGCCGGGTGTTTATAGCCATAGCCATATTGTGCAAACTAAGGGTGCAACACGGGCGCCAGCTATTAGCCCTGGTAAAACACATTACTTTCAATTTAGGCGCCTTATTACAGGCACCATTGATAGTGATTGGAGCCAAGAGTACAAGGTTGTATTACAGGGGCTAGAGGGGCTTGAGCCTCCTCATGATGCACAAGCGATACAGACCGAATCTGGCATGATTATTCAGCTCACACCAGTGCGCGGCTCTGTAGCTTATCGCATAGTTGCTCACGCCGCTGATGGCATTAAGCTAAGCATGGATACTCATCAGTCTTATTCTGAGTTTATTACAATCAATGATCGTGCTTGGTTAAACGCCAAAAACCTTCGTATTGCGACCTTAAACGATAAAGGTGAAGTAGGCGGCTTTGCTCCTGTAAATTTTAAATAA
- a CDS encoding PleD family two-component system response regulator, translating into MESVLVIDDDRLIQRLLGRLLGEHYDLSFASSGEEGVKIAASLEPSVILLDIEMPGLNGYQTCARLRDLEHCMDTPVVFLSSHSSIKERLHGYEVGGDDYIVKPFDAKELFAKISLLVTQSVQRRQLVDSADSAQATAVEAMATSFELGKAVRFVELSYLAKDYDELALQLLRFCNELDLHVALMFITRRGSLFYSSSQETVPPLEADVLTLLHSQQRFSDFGQRTQVNYKHSALLVKNMPAVGSAKYGRVKDVIPFVLGAADTKVRILDAERGLSVQRAELSASIATVNMSLDTLNESFSRNLNTVTSTMSDLVSTLSLELRNMGMEQDQEDWVLDKVENASEKIAACIENNVNTKKVLVDVLDLLQKITSEQDKILQESLNVEQPCSKSQLSGDDIELF; encoded by the coding sequence ATGGAATCTGTCCTTGTTATTGATGATGACCGCCTCATTCAGCGTTTGTTGGGGCGCTTGTTGGGTGAGCATTACGACTTAAGCTTTGCCAGTAGTGGTGAAGAGGGCGTTAAGATAGCCGCCTCTCTTGAGCCGAGTGTTATCTTGCTTGATATTGAAATGCCTGGTTTAAATGGTTATCAAACTTGTGCTCGCTTGCGAGATCTAGAGCACTGTATGGATACCCCCGTGGTTTTTCTCTCATCGCACTCGTCCATTAAAGAGCGTCTGCATGGATATGAAGTCGGAGGGGATGATTACATTGTTAAACCCTTTGATGCGAAAGAGCTCTTTGCCAAAATTTCTTTATTGGTTACTCAGAGTGTGCAGCGCAGACAGCTTGTTGATTCTGCCGATAGCGCGCAGGCCACTGCTGTTGAAGCAATGGCGACTAGTTTTGAGCTTGGCAAGGCGGTTCGTTTTGTCGAGTTAAGTTACTTAGCTAAAGATTACGATGAGCTGGCTTTGCAGTTATTGCGCTTTTGCAATGAACTCGATTTACACGTGGCCTTGATGTTTATCACCCGTCGGGGTTCGTTATTTTATTCATCAAGCCAAGAAACGGTGCCTCCTTTAGAGGCCGATGTGCTTACTTTATTGCATAGCCAGCAACGTTTTTCCGATTTTGGCCAGCGTACACAAGTTAACTACAAACATTCGGCTCTATTAGTAAAAAACATGCCGGCCGTAGGCAGTGCAAAATATGGCCGTGTTAAAGATGTTATTCCTTTTGTACTGGGGGCGGCAGATACAAAGGTACGAATATTAGATGCTGAGCGAGGTTTAAGTGTACAAAGGGCTGAGCTATCGGCCTCGATTGCGACGGTGAACATGAGTTTAGATACCCTCAATGAGTCGTTTAGCCGTAATTTAAATACTGTTACTTCAACCATGAGTGATTTGGTTTCAACCTTAAGCCTAGAGCTAAGAAATATGGGCATGGAACAAGATCAAGAAGATTGGGTGCTTGATAAAGTTGAAAATGCATCAGAAAAAATCGCCGCTTGTATAGAGAATAACGTTAACACTAAAAAAGTCTTAGTAGATGTTTTAGATTTATTACAAAAGATTACCAGCGAACAAGATAAGATCCTGCAAGAGAGCCTTAATGTCGAGCAGCCTTGCAGTAAATCTCAGCTTAGTGGTGATGATATTGAGCTGTTTTAA
- the purU gene encoding formyltetrahydrofolate deformylase: protein MSERVEELVLKFSCKDQPGIVASVANLFTLQGFNIREASQFEDVTNKCFFMRTVLESVEGPKDLASVESAFRSLAERYDMCWEMHNGQKRMKVLLAVSQWGHCLNHLLNNWKNGTLPVDIVGVVSNHDSLRDITEWYGLPFHYLPITADTKADQEAQILELMQNTDAELLVLARYMQILSDDLCRKLEGRAINIHHSFLPGFKGAKPYHQAYERGVKLIGATAHYVTAELDEGPIIEQSVERVNHAQTPEELVEIGRDIEAVTLLRAVRWHAEQRILLNGSKTVVFNRGQ from the coding sequence GTGAGCGAACGCGTTGAAGAGCTGGTACTCAAGTTCAGCTGTAAGGACCAACCAGGCATTGTGGCCTCAGTAGCCAATTTGTTTACCCTGCAAGGGTTTAACATTCGCGAGGCATCTCAGTTTGAAGATGTCACCAACAAATGCTTTTTTATGCGTACCGTACTGGAATCGGTAGAGGGCCCTAAAGACCTCGCTTCTGTTGAGTCCGCCTTTCGCTCTCTTGCTGAGCGTTATGATATGTGTTGGGAGATGCATAACGGTCAAAAACGTATGAAGGTCTTATTGGCGGTCAGCCAGTGGGGGCATTGCCTAAATCATCTGCTTAATAATTGGAAAAATGGCACTTTACCGGTTGATATCGTTGGTGTGGTGAGTAATCACGATAGCCTAAGAGATATTACCGAGTGGTATGGTTTGCCTTTTCACTACTTACCTATAACAGCGGATACCAAAGCTGATCAAGAAGCTCAAATACTGGAGCTTATGCAAAATACCGATGCTGAGTTACTTGTGCTTGCGCGTTATATGCAAATTCTATCTGATGACTTATGTCGTAAATTAGAAGGTCGTGCAATTAATATTCACCACAGTTTCTTACCCGGCTTTAAAGGCGCTAAACCTTATCACCAAGCGTATGAACGCGGTGTCAAACTTATTGGCGCCACAGCTCACTATGTCACTGCCGAGCTTGATGAAGGCCCGATTATTGAGCAGAGTGTTGAGCGTGTTAATCATGCGCAAACCCCAGAAGAGCTGGTGGAAATTGGCCGTGATATTGAGGCTGTCACCTTATTGCGAGCCGTGCGCTGGCATGCCGAACAGCGTATTTTGCTTAACGGCAGTAAAACCGTGGTCTTTAATCGCGGTCAATAA
- a CDS encoding helix-turn-helix domain-containing protein has translation MLWLYVLGLTCEQRWSFQKKHLWHFVPSFIGLACSISLLSLPAELRDPLLLKGQDDVLDTSSGIQHISAVAALILAFGLILFWILQSACYLAYSFLSLKRYQQRLKDLFSSNEQRELGWLSVLILALALTWLLSISTIIAGNFFGFKPLSNSASYGIIWLMVWVLALWGSRQQPGFEGRYLHEDELTQHDSIELTQTPDINQEEADSRKLTSKQARRSGGNVADKPSSPQASNQEGLSKKNPNTNKANSPKEAHKNKYERSALGHEHSQRLAQKIELAMSEHKLYLDNSISLQKLCQHLNSSSNYVSQTLNETIGLSFFDYINKWRIRAAKPLIAQAELSVLDVAMEVGFNARSSFYTAFKKETGLTPSQFRKQANTEDIGNAA, from the coding sequence TTGCTCTGGTTATACGTATTGGGCTTAACGTGTGAACAACGCTGGTCTTTTCAAAAGAAACATCTTTGGCATTTTGTACCGAGTTTCATTGGCCTAGCATGCTCCATAAGCCTATTGAGCTTACCAGCAGAACTGAGAGACCCTTTACTTCTTAAGGGCCAAGATGACGTATTAGATACAAGCTCTGGTATTCAACATATAAGTGCAGTGGCCGCATTGATTTTGGCTTTTGGTCTGATTCTATTTTGGATACTACAAAGTGCTTGCTACCTTGCTTACTCGTTTTTAAGTTTGAAACGTTACCAACAACGCTTAAAAGATCTATTTTCCAGTAATGAACAACGCGAGCTTGGTTGGCTTAGTGTGCTGATACTGGCATTGGCGCTGACGTGGTTGTTAAGTATCAGCACTATTATTGCGGGTAACTTTTTTGGCTTTAAGCCTTTAAGTAACAGCGCAAGCTACGGCATCATTTGGCTGATGGTCTGGGTATTGGCACTATGGGGATCACGACAACAGCCAGGATTTGAAGGCCGCTATTTGCATGAAGACGAGCTCACTCAACATGATTCAATAGAACTAACTCAGACGCCGGATATCAATCAGGAAGAAGCCGATAGTCGCAAGCTAACAAGCAAACAAGCACGAAGGTCAGGGGGCAATGTGGCAGATAAGCCTTCCAGCCCTCAGGCCTCAAATCAGGAAGGGCTAAGCAAGAAAAACCCAAACACAAACAAAGCAAACTCCCCAAAAGAGGCCCATAAAAACAAGTATGAACGCTCAGCACTGGGGCATGAACACTCTCAACGCTTGGCTCAAAAAATTGAGCTAGCTATGAGTGAGCACAAACTCTATTTAGACAATTCTATTTCTTTGCAGAAGCTTTGCCAGCACCTCAACAGTTCCAGTAACTATGTCAGCCAAACACTGAATGAAACAATCGGCTTAAGTTTTTTTGATTACATCAATAAGTGGCGTATCCGTGCCGCCAAACCTCTTATTGCTCAAGCCGAACTATCCGTACTGGATGTCGCTATGGAAGTGGGCTTTAACGCGCGATCCTCCTTTTATACAGCATTTAAAAAAGAAACCGGCTTGACCCCAAGCCAGTTTCGTAAGCAAGCAAATACAGAAGATATTGGCAATGCCGCCTAA
- a CDS encoding glutaredoxin family protein yields MVKLFFKALRAILGPLLLLADKLLPPKKLASNSLNQTALEQKAGSLTLYQFASCPFCIKVRRHAKRLGLKLETRNVLKNQAWHKELEEEGGKRKVPCLRISDEHGDTRWLYDSKAIKAYLSQEFVL; encoded by the coding sequence ATGGTTAAACTCTTTTTTAAAGCGCTTCGCGCCATTCTTGGCCCCCTATTACTCTTGGCAGACAAGCTTCTTCCCCCAAAGAAGTTAGCTAGTAATAGCCTGAATCAAACAGCGTTAGAACAAAAAGCGGGTTCTTTGACTCTTTACCAATTTGCCTCGTGCCCTTTTTGTATCAAAGTTCGCCGCCACGCCAAGCGTCTAGGCTTAAAACTTGAGACACGCAATGTCTTAAAAAACCAAGCTTGGCACAAAGAGTTAGAAGAAGAAGGTGGCAAGCGCAAAGTACCTTGCTTGCGTATTAGTGATGAGCACGGCGACACTCGCTGGCTCTATGACTCCAAAGCCATTAAAGCGTATTTGAGTCAAGAATTTGTTCTATAG
- a CDS encoding LacI family DNA-binding transcriptional regulator, which yields MVTIKDVARVAGVSTATVSRVVHDAGKVGDACRAKVKTVIDELGYRPNTNARALVSKKSNTVGVVMPHMSPAFFGRLTSGAEKAARAQKFRLLVSNSMGLSQEEGEAIASFEEHACTAMVLHSKESDEKSLCELVAKHPALILINRFVADIAERCVWLDSLAGARQITEFLLEKGHRKFAIASSDAPEEDAVARVTGARQILAEAGIELDESDVVRTATDLDGGADAGRALLKRGIDFTALICHNDMQAVGAMNVLQDAGIRVPEDVSVVGFDNLYVSRACRPRLTTMTYPIEEMAAYAIELAIKLADGSEAPPSRTHLFLPRIEERDSVADLN from the coding sequence ATGGTAACGATTAAAGATGTTGCACGTGTTGCTGGTGTTTCAACAGCAACGGTTTCAAGAGTGGTTCACGACGCAGGCAAAGTGGGAGATGCTTGCCGAGCTAAAGTAAAAACAGTGATCGATGAGCTTGGTTACAGACCCAATACCAATGCTCGTGCGCTCGTCAGTAAAAAAAGCAATACCGTAGGCGTGGTTATGCCACATATGAGCCCTGCGTTCTTTGGTCGTTTAACAAGTGGTGCCGAAAAAGCAGCTCGGGCCCAAAAATTTCGTTTGTTGGTCAGTAACTCCATGGGTTTGAGTCAAGAAGAGGGTGAAGCCATTGCCTCTTTTGAAGAGCATGCCTGTACAGCGATGGTTTTGCACAGTAAAGAAAGTGATGAAAAATCCTTGTGTGAATTGGTTGCTAAACACCCCGCCTTGATTCTTATTAACCGTTTTGTGGCTGATATTGCCGAGCGTTGTGTTTGGCTAGATAGCTTGGCGGGGGCTCGCCAGATTACCGAGTTTTTACTTGAAAAAGGCCATAGAAAGTTTGCAATAGCCAGTTCTGATGCTCCAGAAGAGGATGCCGTGGCTCGCGTAACAGGTGCTAGGCAGATTCTTGCCGAAGCTGGAATTGAGCTTGATGAGAGCGATGTTGTGCGTACTGCCACCGATTTAGATGGCGGCGCAGACGCAGGGCGAGCCTTATTAAAGCGAGGCATTGATTTTACCGCGCTTATCTGTCACAACGACATGCAGGCAGTAGGGGCTATGAATGTCTTGCAAGATGCAGGAATCCGAGTACCTGAAGATGTCAGCGTTGTAGGTTTTGATAATCTCTATGTGAGTCGCGCCTGTCGGCCCAGGCTGACAACCATGACTTACCCGATTGAAGAGATGGCGGCCTATGCTATTGAATTGGCTATCAAGTTAGCCGATGGTAGTGAAGCACCACCTAGTCGCACCCATCTCTTTTTACCTAGAATTGAAGAACGTGATTCCGTTGCTGACTTAAACTAG
- a CDS encoding class I SAM-dependent methyltransferase: MNTPISLFCSFFKLKSLTFGLSLISVLVVSACSKEPEEKTRTHNEPIEKAQIIESQEQRLDRILSEQSDELKARYSWRHPKETIDFFGLQPGMSVVEVLPGGGWYSQILAPYLGQEGRLIGADYSAAIWPFFDWASEEFIAKRKEWPQKWSSDVSTWAVSDAPQAIGTNLGAMGPYYDGQIDAVLFIRALHNMHKLKPEQSFYDDALALSFRLLKPGGVVGVVQHQAPADKSLAWANGSRGYMNKEQLIQDFEKAGFVKLAESKINENPADQPEDDDNVWRLPPSFYSSANDEALKQAYSDIGESNRMTLLFKKPK, from the coding sequence ATGAATACGCCAATTTCTCTTTTTTGCTCTTTTTTTAAACTCAAGTCTCTAACATTTGGCTTGTCTCTCATAAGTGTGCTTGTTGTATCTGCCTGCTCCAAAGAGCCAGAAGAAAAAACGCGCACGCATAATGAACCAATTGAGAAAGCGCAAATAATAGAAAGCCAAGAACAGCGCTTAGATCGTATTTTAAGCGAACAGAGCGATGAGCTAAAAGCACGTTATTCATGGCGCCATCCCAAAGAAACCATTGATTTTTTTGGCTTGCAGCCAGGTATGAGTGTGGTGGAAGTTTTACCCGGTGGGGGCTGGTACAGCCAAATACTTGCTCCTTATTTAGGCCAAGAAGGTCGCTTAATTGGTGCTGATTATTCGGCCGCTATTTGGCCTTTTTTTGATTGGGCCAGCGAGGAGTTTATCGCTAAGCGTAAAGAGTGGCCCCAGAAATGGTCATCTGATGTAAGCACTTGGGCTGTATCCGATGCTCCCCAAGCTATTGGCACTAACCTAGGTGCAATGGGCCCTTATTACGACGGCCAAATAGACGCTGTACTGTTTATCCGTGCTTTGCACAATATGCACAAATTAAAGCCAGAGCAGAGCTTTTATGATGATGCCTTGGCGTTGAGTTTTCGCCTGTTAAAACCAGGTGGTGTAGTGGGGGTGGTACAACACCAAGCACCGGCGGATAAAAGCTTAGCGTGGGCAAATGGTTCTCGTGGTTATATGAATAAAGAGCAGCTTATTCAAGACTTCGAAAAAGCGGGGTTTGTGAAGCTGGCTGAGAGTAAGATCAATGAAAACCCTGCAGATCAGCCTGAAGATGATGACAATGTTTGGCGCTTGCCGCCTTCCTTTTATAGCTCAGCTAACGATGAGGCCTTAAAGCAAGCTTACAGCGATATTGGCGAAAGTAATCGCATGACCTTACTTTTTAAAAAGCCTAAATAG
- a CDS encoding carbohydrate-binding protein, with amino-acid sequence MRKKLLGAFVSFSVATISTAALAADWDSFHEVPADPGEGYSWQLHSMSDDFNYEAPAVGKSDLFYQRWDEGFINGWLGPGPTEYYAPNSSVTDGKLVIKATRKPGTTDKYNAGIVHSQQSFQFPVYLEARIKGMNLNLTNGFWLLSADSTQEIDIAELYGSDDPNEVWFDERAHISHHVFIREPFQDYQPLDLGSWYADEEGTRWREDYHTFGIYWRDPWTLEYYIDGELVRTVQGVDIIDPVGYTGGQGLNKPMELMINVEYQEWREEQGTVPPSDEQLQDPNRNLYHVDWFRAYKPVDADGFGPYYAVTTEFADFQQTGKNGEAIEGDSVVGFNPAYGNINYNTLGDYADYELVIERDGLYRVDLTTATTVTEPIGADISINGAFVGHVEMAETGGWETYKVFSLDETLELAAGTYTVRIESAGTAAWQWNGNNFTFVKVTGEASPSPSPSPSPSPSPSPSPVPSPSPSPSPSPVPSPSPVPSPSPVPSPSPSPSPSPSPSPSPSPSPSPSPSPSPSPSPSPSPSPSPSPSPSPSPSPTPSPSASPAPSEPVLIEGEDFINTGGTQNGFTTRSWWGNSITFADHILTGGWADYSVSIPANGTYSLKFTASTKEQSDSNAKVYIDGVAVAEVPIYANNLNNFIDFPIASGLNLNAGEHTVRIEATGSNLKWHFFLDSFTFTAQ; translated from the coding sequence ATGAGAAAGAAGCTTTTAGGCGCATTTGTGTCTTTTTCTGTAGCGACTATTTCCACTGCTGCTTTAGCAGCTGATTGGGATAGTTTTCATGAAGTTCCTGCTGACCCCGGCGAAGGTTATAGCTGGCAGTTGCATTCAATGTCGGATGACTTTAATTATGAGGCTCCCGCTGTTGGAAAGAGTGATCTTTTCTATCAGCGCTGGGATGAAGGTTTTATTAATGGCTGGTTAGGCCCAGGCCCTACGGAATACTACGCACCAAATTCCAGTGTGACCGATGGCAAGCTTGTGATCAAAGCAACCCGTAAGCCAGGCACAACAGATAAATATAATGCGGGCATTGTCCATTCTCAGCAAAGTTTTCAGTTCCCGGTATATTTAGAAGCGCGTATCAAAGGCATGAACCTTAATTTAACCAATGGTTTTTGGTTGTTAAGTGCCGACTCCACTCAAGAAATTGATATTGCTGAACTCTATGGCAGCGATGACCCTAACGAGGTTTGGTTTGATGAGCGTGCTCATATTAGCCATCACGTTTTTATTCGTGAGCCTTTTCAAGACTATCAGCCCTTGGATCTGGGCAGTTGGTATGCTGATGAAGAAGGCACCCGCTGGCGTGAGGATTACCATACATTTGGTATTTATTGGCGCGACCCGTGGACGCTTGAATACTATATCGATGGTGAATTAGTACGCACAGTTCAAGGTGTCGATATTATTGATCCTGTTGGTTATACCGGTGGCCAAGGTTTAAATAAACCAATGGAATTGATGATCAATGTTGAGTATCAAGAGTGGCGTGAAGAGCAGGGCACTGTGCCTCCTAGCGATGAGCAGTTGCAAGATCCAAATCGCAACCTTTACCATGTTGATTGGTTCCGTGCTTATAAGCCGGTTGATGCGGATGGCTTTGGTCCTTATTACGCTGTTACAACCGAGTTTGCTGATTTTCAGCAAACGGGTAAAAACGGCGAAGCGATAGAGGGTGATAGTGTTGTCGGCTTTAATCCAGCCTATGGCAATATTAATTACAATACCTTGGGTGATTACGCTGATTATGAGCTTGTTATTGAGCGCGATGGTTTATATCGCGTTGATTTAACAACAGCAACAACCGTGACCGAGCCTATTGGAGCCGATATTAGTATTAATGGTGCTTTTGTTGGTCATGTTGAAATGGCTGAAACTGGCGGTTGGGAAACGTACAAAGTCTTTAGTTTAGATGAGACGCTAGAGTTAGCAGCAGGTACTTATACGGTTCGTATTGAAAGTGCCGGTACGGCCGCTTGGCAGTGGAACGGTAATAACTTTACCTTTGTGAAAGTGACTGGTGAAGCTTCTCCAAGCCCATCTCCGAGCCCAAGCCCGTCTCCGAGTCCAAGTCCATCACCGGTCCCAAGCCCATCTCCGAGCCCAAGCCCGTCTCCGGTCCCAAGCCCGTCTCCGGTCCCAAGCCCGTCTCCGGTCCCAAGCCCGTCTCCGAGCCCAAGCCCGTCTCCGAGCCCAAGCCCATCTCCGAGCCCAAGCCCGTCTCCGAGCCCAAGCCCATCTCCGAGCCCAAGCCCGTCTCCGAGCCCAAGCCCATCTCCGAGCCCAAGCCCATCTCCGAGCCCAAGTCCGACTCCGAGCCCATCGGCAAGCCCTGCACCTAGTGAGCCTGTGCTTATTGAGGGGGAAGACTTTATCAATACCGGCGGGACCCAAAATGGGTTTACTACTCGTTCATGGTGGGGCAATAGCATCACCTTTGCCGACCATATCCTTACTGGTGGTTGGGCAGATTACAGTGTGAGTATTCCTGCTAATGGAACCTATAGCTTAAAGTTCACTGCCTCGACTAAAGAGCAAAGTGATTCGAATGCTAAGGTGTATATCGATGGTGTTGCTGTGGCAGAAGTGCCCATCTATGCCAATAACCTAAACAACTTCATTGATTTTCCTATAGCTTCCGGTTTAAACCTGAATGCGGGCGAGCATACCGTTCGTATCGAGGCTACTGGTTCTAATTTGAAGTGGCACTTCTTTTTAGATAGCTTTACCTTCACCGCGCAATAA